The Amycolatopsis sp. NBC_01480 genome segment CCGCCCAGGTTCTCTCTGCCCGACTTGCCGAAGGGGCCCTTCGCCATGCCCACCCACAGCAGGACCCGCCACCTCGCAACCCGTGTGCGCCGCCAGGCCCGTACAGGCCGCCTCTGGCTGCGGTACCGGCGGCCACCGCACCGGGCACTCACCCGCCACGCGTCCCTCCGTGTCCAACCTGTCCAGCATCCGGTGACGCGGCGGTCGGCCGAGGCGATCGCCGTCCTGATCCGCGCGGGCTGGAACGTGCACCACCCGCCGTACGGCTACACCACGATGACCGTGGGCGGGGCACACAGCCGGCGCGGAACTCCCCGCACCCGCCTGACCCCGGACCCGCGCCGCGCCCCGGTGGTGCAGAACATCTTCTACTGGCGTGCGGTCACCGGCCTCTCGGTCGAGCACATCACCGCCCGCCTCGACGCCGATCCCGACCGCTACCCACCGCCCGGAATCCACACCGCCTGGCCGCCCGCAGCGGTGATCGCGGTCCTGACCAACATCAAGTACACCGGCTACCAGGCCACCGGCGCCCGCGACGAGCACG includes the following:
- a CDS encoding recombinase family protein; protein product: MTRRSAEAIAVLIRAGWNVHHPPYGYTTMTVGGAHSRRGTPRTRLTPDPRRAPVVQNIFYWRAVTGLSVEHITARLDADPDRYPPPGIHTAWPPAAVIAVLTNIKYTGYQATGARDEHGAFRPVEQWALSDQPAHRALITPALFWAAQDPVTSVRQIPHHLVRDGHRGGGPTTENADAGCSRRELT